A single window of Tolypothrix sp. NIES-4075 DNA harbors:
- a CDS encoding type II toxin-antitoxin system VapC family toxin, whose product MSITDSLQGVNRLFLDSAPVIYAVERNPQYLPLVRVVFERIFSGLPMGIVSPITLAECLVQPYRLGQTELQQDFIELMTDNQNIEFVPIDDETLAINAAEIRARYNLQLPDAFQITVALAAGCEAFLTNDITFKRVTELRVLVLDDFNACD is encoded by the coding sequence GTGAGCATTACAGATAGTTTACAGGGTGTGAATCGCTTATTTCTGGACAGTGCGCCAGTAATATATGCTGTTGAGCGAAACCCACAGTATTTACCACTTGTCAGAGTAGTTTTTGAGCGCATATTCAGTGGTTTGCCGATGGGTATTGTTTCACCTATTACTTTAGCGGAATGTTTGGTTCAGCCCTATCGTTTGGGACAAACTGAGTTACAGCAAGATTTTATTGAGTTGATGACTGATAATCAAAACATTGAGTTTGTCCCAATTGATGACGAAACACTAGCAATCAATGCTGCTGAAATCAGAGCTAGATATAATCTACAATTACCGGATGCTTTTCAAATTACTGTCGCTTTAGCAGCAGGGTGTGAAGCTTTTTTAACAAATGATATTACATTTAAGCGCGTTACAGAATTGCGTGTATTGGTGTTAGATGATTTTAATGCTTGTGATTAA
- a CDS encoding serine/threonine-protein kinase, producing the protein MNFVYCSKGHENPAGSRFCLHCGEKLDRNLVSQGIQPGQTLGDRYVIVRLLGQGGFGRTHLALDINRFRELCVLKEFSPQVQTPYVLQKAEELFQREATVLYKLQHPQIPRFRELFRSNLGGKEYLFLVQDYVEGQPYNALLNSRLQQGLRFSEAEVRQLLLQLLPVLDYIHSLGVIHRDISPDNLILRTADQLPILIDFGGVKQVVAAVASEYYQHGAGATPAATLLGKVGYAPSEQMQTGLVSPHSDLYALAATVLVLLTAKQPQELIDTHTLTWQWRREVTVSPNLEQVLEKMLSPRPGDRFQSARQVLNALNSSPVNYPPTQSTEPTSATVAVAPPPPLPPFPPPPSPDIPQPQNSWTSGKSLLVGLALAGVVGVGWLGTNLILSRGGDSSQDTVQPKPSVTPKDNQPTDPLAQYSPEERARKEKLSDRRQQLGIDFNFYVNLVNQVFWERNPSLKGHKLSDNAEDESLRAEWDKTAAELLDKLAPLSKNARQQLGNYTAAQRDRYKAQVNEINVGSRSLYDLADAAFYQQFPEQQGKNFRNTPIGQVWQGFVSDKVQAIVDRRAFEKLVFDKNATSKTVSGTLKAADGKVFIAELAKNQLMDIKLQANSQVLLSVYSPSGKVKFLEDSTKRSLSTELPEDGYYEFVVVSTASKSVDYQLKITAENPAPPPSPTPTPTETSTPILTPTPTPTPTSTPTPTPTSTPTPTPIKTP; encoded by the coding sequence ATGAATTTCGTTTATTGTTCCAAAGGACACGAAAATCCTGCTGGTAGTCGCTTTTGTCTCCATTGTGGTGAAAAGTTGGATCGGAATCTGGTGAGTCAGGGTATCCAACCGGGACAAACTTTAGGCGATCGCTATGTTATTGTACGTCTACTCGGTCAAGGCGGATTCGGACGCACTCATTTAGCTCTTGATATCAACCGCTTTCGGGAACTTTGTGTTTTAAAGGAATTCTCTCCCCAAGTTCAAACTCCCTACGTTTTACAAAAAGCCGAAGAACTATTTCAGCGAGAAGCAACTGTTCTTTACAAATTGCAACATCCGCAAATTCCCCGCTTTCGGGAATTGTTTCGCAGCAACTTGGGGGGTAAGGAATATCTGTTTTTGGTGCAAGATTATGTAGAAGGGCAACCTTACAACGCTTTATTAAATAGTCGCTTACAGCAAGGTTTGCGGTTTAGTGAAGCAGAAGTGCGTCAATTGTTGCTCCAACTTCTGCCAGTTTTAGATTATATTCACTCTTTGGGAGTCATTCACCGCGATATCTCCCCCGATAATTTAATTCTTCGCACCGCTGACCAATTACCAATTTTAATTGACTTTGGCGGGGTGAAACAAGTAGTCGCAGCCGTAGCTTCCGAATATTATCAACACGGTGCAGGTGCGACACCAGCCGCAACACTACTGGGTAAGGTGGGATATGCACCCTCAGAACAGATGCAAACCGGGTTGGTGTCGCCTCACAGCGATTTGTATGCTTTAGCCGCAACGGTGTTAGTTTTACTGACAGCTAAACAACCGCAAGAATTAATTGATACTCATACGCTAACTTGGCAATGGCGACGGGAAGTAACTGTTAGTCCAAATTTAGAACAGGTGTTAGAGAAAATGCTATCACCTAGACCAGGCGATCGCTTTCAATCAGCGCGGCAAGTTTTAAATGCATTAAACTCGTCACCTGTCAACTATCCGCCGACTCAATCGACAGAACCAACATCTGCCACCGTAGCAGTAGCCCCCCCTCCCCCCCTTCCCCCCTTCCCCCCTCCTCCCTCCCCCGATATTCCTCAACCACAAAACTCGTGGACATCAGGGAAAAGTTTGTTGGTGGGATTAGCGCTAGCTGGGGTTGTTGGTGTAGGTTGGTTAGGAACAAACTTGATACTGTCTCGTGGTGGAGATTCTTCACAAGATACGGTGCAACCTAAACCCAGCGTTACACCAAAGGATAATCAGCCAACCGATCCCCTAGCGCAGTACTCACCCGAAGAACGCGCACGTAAAGAAAAATTAAGCGATCGCCGTCAACAGTTGGGTATAGATTTCAACTTTTACGTTAATTTGGTAAATCAAGTTTTTTGGGAGAGAAATCCCAGCTTAAAAGGGCACAAACTGAGCGATAATGCTGAAGATGAAAGTTTGCGGGCTGAATGGGATAAAACAGCCGCCGAATTGTTAGATAAGCTTGCGCCACTAAGTAAAAATGCCCGTCAGCAATTAGGAAATTATACAGCAGCACAACGCGATCGCTATAAAGCCCAAGTCAATGAAATCAACGTTGGTAGCCGTTCTTTATATGATTTGGCTGATGCTGCATTTTATCAGCAATTTCCCGAACAGCAGGGTAAAAATTTTAGAAATACACCGATTGGACAAGTTTGGCAAGGATTTGTTAGTGATAAAGTTCAAGCGATCGTTGACCGTAGGGCTTTTGAGAAACTTGTATTTGATAAAAATGCCACGAGTAAAACTGTTAGCGGTACTCTCAAAGCTGCTGATGGCAAAGTATTCATTGCCGAACTTGCCAAAAATCAATTGATGGATATTAAACTACAAGCAAATTCGCAAGTTTTGCTATCAGTTTATTCTCCCTCTGGCAAAGTCAAATTTTTAGAAGATTCTACAAAACGTTCTTTATCAACCGAACTACCAGAAGACGGATATTATGAGTTTGTCGTCGTTTCCACCGCATCAAAATCAGTAGATTATCAACTTAAAATCACCGCCGAAAATCCCGCACCACCACCATCTCCGACACCGACACCCACCGAAACTTCTACGCCGATATTAACACCCACACCAACACCCACACCAACATCAACACCAACACCCACACCAACATCAACACCCACACCAACACCGATAAAAACGCCTTAG
- a CDS encoding phosphoglycerate kinase, translating to MSKKTLANLSASDLSGKRALVRVDFNVPLDDSGNITDDTRIRAALPTIQDLTQKGAKVILVSHFGRPKGVDDKLRLTPVAKRLSDLLGQEVVKTDDSIGDDVAAKVGALQNGQVLLLENVRFYKEEEKNDPEFAKKLAANADLYVNDAFGTAHRAHASTEGVTKYLSPSVGGYLIEKELQYLQSAIANPQRPLAAIIGGSKVSSKIGVIEALLEKCDKLIIGGGMIFTFYKARGLNVGKSLVEEDKLELAKSLEAKAKERGVDLLLPTDVVVADKFAADANSQTVSIDNIPDGWMGLDIGPDSIKVFQEALNDCKTVIWNGPMGVFEFDKFAAGTEAIAHTLADISKKGAITIIGGGDSVAAVEKVGLAEQMSHISTGGGASLELLEGKELPGIVALDEA from the coding sequence ATGTCCAAAAAAACTTTAGCAAATTTATCCGCTTCTGACTTATCCGGCAAACGCGCTTTGGTGCGGGTTGACTTTAATGTGCCTCTAGACGACAGTGGCAACATCACAGACGATACTCGCATTCGCGCTGCTCTACCAACTATCCAGGATTTGACTCAGAAGGGCGCTAAAGTGATTCTAGTCAGCCATTTTGGGCGTCCCAAAGGCGTGGATGACAAATTGCGTCTCACACCAGTTGCAAAGCGCTTGTCTGACTTGCTAGGACAAGAAGTCGTCAAAACTGATGACTCCATTGGTGATGACGTTGCGGCAAAAGTGGGAGCGTTGCAAAATGGACAAGTGTTGTTGCTAGAAAATGTCCGCTTCTACAAAGAAGAGGAGAAAAACGATCCAGAATTTGCGAAAAAACTCGCTGCAAATGCTGATTTGTATGTCAATGATGCTTTCGGCACAGCACACCGCGCTCACGCATCTACCGAAGGTGTGACTAAATATCTCAGTCCTTCGGTTGGGGGATATTTGATTGAGAAAGAATTGCAGTATTTGCAAAGCGCGATCGCTAATCCTCAACGTCCTTTAGCAGCAATTATCGGCGGTTCCAAAGTTTCCAGTAAAATCGGTGTAATTGAAGCCCTACTGGAAAAATGTGACAAGCTAATCATCGGTGGGGGAATGATTTTCACCTTCTACAAAGCTCGTGGTTTGAATGTCGGTAAGTCGTTGGTGGAAGAAGACAAACTAGAATTAGCAAAGTCTTTAGAAGCTAAAGCAAAAGAACGCGGTGTTGATTTGCTGCTTCCCACAGATGTGGTTGTAGCAGATAAATTTGCTGCTGATGCCAATTCTCAAACCGTCAGCATTGACAATATCCCCGATGGTTGGATGGGTTTGGATATTGGTCCGGACTCAATAAAAGTGTTCCAAGAAGCCCTGAATGATTGCAAGACGGTGATTTGGAATGGTCCGATGGGTGTGTTTGAGTTCGATAAATTTGCCGCAGGTACAGAAGCGATCGCTCACACTTTAGCCGACATCAGCAAAAAAGGCGCCATCACCATTATCGGCGGTGGCGACTCTGTAGCGGCTGTGGAAAAGGTCGGTTTAGCCGAGCAAATGAGTCACATTTCTACTGGTGGTGGCGCCAGCTTGGAGTTACTCGAAGGTAAGGAATTACCGGGAATCGTCGCTTTAGATGAAGCGTAA
- a CDS encoding NUDIX hydrolase, giving the protein MEPKWLEWAQKLKAIAQNGLTYSENPFDIQRFQQVQEITAEILSSYSNTEQSYILDLFAGDVGYATPKVDVRGVVFQGDTILLVKERVDGCWTLPGGWADIGDSPSEVTVREVFEESGYLTRAVKVLAVYDRDRQGHPPFLHYVYKLFFLCELVGGSASPSIETEEVGFFAEDNIPELSLGRVTPAQITRFFQHHRDPNLPTDFD; this is encoded by the coding sequence GTGGAACCAAAATGGCTGGAATGGGCGCAAAAGTTGAAAGCGATCGCTCAAAATGGTTTGACTTATTCCGAAAATCCTTTTGACATTCAGCGCTTTCAACAAGTGCAAGAAATTACTGCGGAAATTTTATCTTCTTACTCAAATACAGAACAAAGCTATATTCTGGATTTGTTCGCTGGTGATGTCGGCTATGCTACTCCGAAAGTTGACGTGCGCGGAGTTGTCTTTCAAGGCGATACGATATTATTAGTTAAAGAACGAGTAGACGGCTGTTGGACTTTACCTGGTGGATGGGCTGATATCGGTGATTCTCCAAGTGAAGTCACTGTGAGAGAAGTTTTTGAAGAATCCGGTTATTTAACTCGCGCTGTGAAAGTTTTGGCTGTCTATGATAGAGATAGACAAGGACATCCTCCTTTTTTGCATTACGTCTACAAGCTATTTTTTCTGTGTGAATTAGTTGGGGGTTCTGCTTCACCAAGTATTGAAACGGAGGAAGTTGGATTTTTTGCAGAAGATAATATTCCCGAATTATCTTTGGGACGTGTGACACCAGCGCAAATTACGCGATTTTTTCAACATCACCGCGATCCAAATTTGCCCACAGATTTCGATTAG
- the hemW gene encoding radical SAM family heme chaperone HemW, producing the protein MAEKLIVFGIPTSAYVHIPFCRRRCFYCDFPVSVVGDRLRGETSVGISHYIDVLIEEIAATATYGLPLKTIFFGGGTPSLLSTDQLRRILEALEERFGISPGAEISMEMDPGTFDLKHLQGYRRCGVNRVSLGVQAFESELLQVAGRSHTITDIFTAVDLIRQVGVPEFSIDLISGLPHQTLDRWQYSLEKAVAIAPTHISIYDLTIEPLTAFGRFYKPGDQPLPTDETTVLMYRLAQQILTSAGYEHYEISNYAQPGHQCRHNRVYWENRSYYGFGMGAASYLEGKRFTRPRKTKEYYSWVETGSVIDCDVTPTEEVLLDTLMLGLRLAEGVSLDALTFQFGEEKVKEIYKCLQPYFDKHWVEVVGGRLKLSDPDGFLFSNVVLAKLFEKLGE; encoded by the coding sequence ATGGCTGAAAAACTTATTGTTTTTGGAATTCCCACTTCTGCTTACGTACATATTCCCTTTTGCAGACGACGGTGTTTTTATTGTGATTTTCCGGTGTCTGTGGTAGGCGATCGCTTGCGGGGTGAAACATCAGTCGGTATATCCCACTACATTGATGTATTAATTGAAGAAATTGCTGCTACGGCGACTTATGGTCTACCTTTGAAGACAATTTTTTTTGGTGGGGGGACTCCTTCGCTTCTATCTACAGATCAGTTGCGACGAATATTAGAAGCGCTAGAAGAGCGTTTTGGTATTTCTCCGGGGGCGGAAATTTCTATGGAAATGGACCCAGGAACGTTTGATTTGAAACATCTTCAAGGCTATCGTCGCTGTGGAGTCAATCGGGTAAGTTTGGGTGTGCAAGCATTTGAGTCAGAATTATTGCAAGTTGCGGGGCGATCGCACACTATTACTGATATCTTCACAGCTGTAGATTTAATTCGCCAGGTGGGGGTTCCCGAATTCAGCATAGACTTAATTTCAGGTTTACCGCATCAAACTTTAGATAGGTGGCAATATTCTTTAGAAAAAGCGGTGGCGATCGCACCAACGCACATATCTATATATGACCTTACTATTGAGCCACTGACGGCTTTCGGTCGTTTCTACAAACCTGGGGATCAACCTTTACCGACAGATGAAACCACAGTCTTGATGTATAGGTTGGCACAGCAAATTTTAACGAGCGCTGGTTACGAACATTATGAAATTTCTAATTATGCCCAGCCAGGACATCAATGCCGACATAATCGAGTTTATTGGGAAAATCGCTCTTATTATGGCTTTGGGATGGGGGCAGCGAGTTATCTTGAGGGGAAACGCTTTACTCGTCCGCGTAAAACCAAGGAATATTACTCTTGGGTGGAAACTGGAAGTGTAATTGATTGTGATGTGACTCCAACAGAAGAAGTTTTGTTAGACACTTTAATGCTGGGGTTGCGTCTGGCTGAGGGTGTGAGTTTGGATGCGTTGACTTTTCAGTTTGGGGAAGAGAAAGTAAAGGAGATTTACAAGTGTTTGCAACCCTACTTTGATAAACATTGGGTGGAAGTTGTCGGGGGAAGGTTAAAGTTAAGCGATCCCGATGGGTTTTTATTTTCTAATGTGGTTTTGGCGAAGTTGTTTGAGAAGCTGGGGGAATGA
- a CDS encoding ArnT family glycosyltransferase, with the protein MKKIKNLLPLIYLIFVTFWLRLTNLSYSNYQGDEIKALYRPQAGENIIDFLLSQRKGPVQFLVTYFMSIFNPEYDNEFLIRLPFTVAGILAIYFFYKLVKLEFGFQIAFYSSLFLSLNGLFVAFSRIVQYQSLVILFSILTLYFLSLSTKYEKWRLYGLYFGMLSWSLSILSHYDGVFIAPFVFYLIYRWYVDSNYSLNSEKLKLLSYAFSILLISLSIFYLPFFFSISESTKAYWTDRISKQDVSSTRIFMNYNPSFIIYIYLILGLLGLFRIKQNFSVLLWFLFPFLSLEILVSNSGTHIYTYVLPLCILMAFGLKVLQAFTLNKFPKQFKYINLVFSSFIYISFFLFSNLLFVDHAKEYPWETKNILFMKIKRQSRQSLFGFPYYRHWEKIGAYLKSIGNNGYFITNEKASITRYYIPASFKNIELQPNENKPASEIYVIYIKNPQNGNTKILNKESSYWEERYQPVKSFSNKDIVAVIYRLSASDWEKEVNSQ; encoded by the coding sequence ATGAAAAAGATTAAAAACCTTCTACCTTTAATTTATTTAATCTTTGTAACTTTCTGGCTAAGATTAACCAATTTAAGCTACTCAAATTATCAAGGTGATGAAATTAAAGCATTATATCGACCTCAAGCTGGTGAAAACATTATTGATTTTTTGCTCAGTCAAAGAAAGGGACCAGTTCAATTTTTGGTCACTTATTTTATGAGTATCTTTAATCCGGAATATGATAATGAATTTCTAATTAGATTACCTTTTACAGTTGCTGGTATATTAGCCATCTATTTCTTTTATAAACTTGTCAAACTTGAGTTTGGCTTCCAGATAGCTTTTTATTCATCATTATTTTTATCACTTAACGGTTTATTTGTTGCCTTTTCTCGAATAGTTCAGTATCAATCATTAGTAATTTTATTCTCGATTTTAACTTTATATTTTTTGTCTTTATCTACCAAATATGAAAAATGGAGACTTTATGGTTTATATTTCGGGATGTTATCCTGGAGTCTTTCCATTCTTTCACATTACGATGGCGTATTTATAGCACCTTTTGTCTTTTATTTAATTTATCGGTGGTACGTGGATAGCAATTATTCACTCAATTCTGAAAAATTAAAACTTTTATCTTATGCATTTTCTATTTTACTAATATCCTTATCCATATTTTATCTACCTTTCTTTTTTTCAATATCCGAATCTACTAAAGCATATTGGACAGACAGAATAAGTAAACAGGATGTAAGTTCTACAAGAATATTCATGAATTATAATCCCTCGTTTATTATATATATATATTTAATTTTAGGTTTGCTAGGGCTATTTAGAATTAAACAAAATTTTTCAGTATTGCTATGGTTTTTGTTTCCTTTTCTATCCTTAGAAATTTTAGTTAGCAATTCGGGGACGCACATTTATACATACGTATTACCGCTTTGTATTTTAATGGCATTTGGATTAAAAGTATTACAAGCTTTTACTTTAAATAAATTTCCGAAGCAATTTAAGTATATTAATCTTGTTTTTTCAAGTTTTATATATATCAGCTTCTTTTTGTTTTCTAATTTATTATTTGTAGATCATGCAAAAGAGTATCCGTGGGAAACGAAAAATATCTTATTTATGAAAATAAAAAGACAAAGCAGGCAAAGTTTATTTGGATTTCCTTATTATAGACATTGGGAAAAAATTGGAGCATATCTGAAAAGTATCGGAAATAATGGATACTTTATCACAAATGAAAAGGCAAGTATTACCAGATATTATATTCCAGCCAGCTTTAAAAATATTGAATTACAACCTAATGAAAATAAACCAGCAAGTGAAATCTACGTAATATATATCAAAAATCCGCAAAATGGCAACACCAAAATATTAAATAAAGAATCAAGCTATTGGGAAGAACGATATCAACCTGTGAAAAGTTTTTCTAACAAGGATATTGTCGCTGTAATTTATCGTTTATCAGCTAGTGATTGGGAAAAAGAAGTTAATAGTCAATAA
- a CDS encoding PIN/TRAM domain-containing protein: MLDAIIIFSFILLAAGIGFYSTDLIPNVTLDRVTNLEALRFIVAVFAAIIGGAVGLRFQTGYRRLEAQVRELPLEVILTRAIGLVIGLLIANLMLAPLFLLPIPADFGFIKPLVAVVGSIVLAYTGMNLADTHGRGLLRLINPNTVETMVVEGTLKPASTKVLDTSCIIDGRIETLLETGFLEGQILVPQFVLQELQQVADANKDLKRVRGRRGLEILNRIKEAYPDRILINPADYEDIPTVDAKLVRFAQEINGTLLTNDYNLSKVATVQKVPVLNVNDLVNAVRPSYLPGDYIDLKILKEGKEPSQGIGYLDDGTMVVVEEGSSYVGGEIRVVVTSALQTSAGRMIFAKPQASALA, encoded by the coding sequence ATGCTTGATGCAATTATCATTTTCTCATTCATCCTTTTAGCGGCGGGTATAGGGTTCTACAGCACCGATCTCATACCCAATGTAACTCTAGACCGCGTTACGAATCTTGAAGCTTTACGCTTTATTGTTGCTGTTTTTGCGGCAATCATTGGTGGTGCTGTCGGATTGCGATTTCAGACGGGATATCGCCGTTTAGAAGCACAAGTTCGAGAATTGCCTTTAGAAGTTATCTTAACTCGTGCGATCGGCTTGGTCATTGGGTTATTGATAGCAAACTTAATGCTGGCACCTTTGTTCTTGTTGCCAATTCCGGCAGATTTTGGCTTTATTAAGCCGCTAGTCGCCGTTGTCGGCAGCATCGTGCTGGCTTATACCGGCATGAATCTGGCAGATACTCACGGACGCGGCTTATTGCGGCTGATTAATCCTAATACTGTGGAAACAATGGTAGTTGAAGGAACATTAAAACCTGCCAGTACCAAAGTTTTAGACACTAGTTGCATTATCGATGGTCGCATTGAAACACTGTTAGAAACAGGATTTCTGGAAGGGCAAATTCTCGTCCCGCAATTTGTCTTGCAAGAATTGCAACAAGTAGCTGATGCTAACAAAGATTTAAAGCGGGTGCGGGGAAGACGAGGACTCGAAATTCTCAACCGAATTAAAGAAGCTTACCCGGATCGCATTTTAATCAACCCAGCAGATTACGAAGATATTCCCACCGTAGATGCTAAATTAGTGCGATTCGCTCAAGAAATCAACGGTACACTGCTAACTAATGACTACAACTTGTCTAAAGTAGCCACTGTTCAAAAAGTGCCTGTTTTGAATGTTAACGATTTAGTTAACGCTGTTCGTCCTTCGTATTTACCTGGTGACTACATTGACTTAAAAATTCTCAAAGAAGGTAAAGAACCCAGTCAGGGTATCGGCTACCTCGACGACGGTACAATGGTTGTCGTTGAAGAAGGCAGTAGTTATGTTGGTGGTGAAATTCGGGTAGTAGTCACCAGTGCTTTGCAAACTTCAGCCGGAAGGATGATTTTTGCCAAACCCCAAGCTTCCGCATTAGCGTAA
- a CDS encoding TauD/TfdA dioxygenase family protein, producing the protein MTEITQYKQVQQHPRLGVEVLQGCSLTNLTNLQIREFKRSLWEHGVVVVREQHLTALQLEEFARNTFGDLMFGGYSKTLDPDISPDLQSQYVNILGNPKGLSQDVVGKFAWQWHHDKDGIPSREGLDMNALYVVMLYGVKVPPEGMDGQPHTTEFIDMVEAYNNLDRQHQQQLEKMFMYHAPPMFSKSNKTPVDIPQKVHPIVSTHKVTGEKGLYLGSDTAIPVGMEDEPSAKHFWNDLFQTVLNCTPVYSYVWHPGDIIFWDNSQVMHRGTFYDATKYQRIALRLGVVDTHI; encoded by the coding sequence ATGACTGAAATCACTCAATACAAACAAGTACAGCAGCATCCGAGACTCGGAGTTGAAGTGTTACAGGGTTGTAGTTTGACTAATCTGACAAATTTACAAATACGTGAATTTAAGCGATCGCTTTGGGAACACGGTGTTGTTGTAGTTAGAGAGCAACATCTTACCGCTTTGCAGTTGGAAGAATTTGCTAGAAATACGTTTGGTGATTTAATGTTTGGTGGCTATTCTAAGACATTAGATCCTGATATTAGCCCAGATTTACAAAGTCAATATGTGAATATTTTGGGTAATCCAAAAGGACTTTCTCAAGATGTGGTAGGAAAGTTTGCTTGGCAATGGCATCATGATAAAGATGGCATCCCAAGCAGAGAAGGACTGGATATGAATGCACTTTATGTGGTGATGCTTTATGGGGTAAAAGTTCCTCCGGAAGGGATGGATGGGCAACCCCATACAACTGAGTTTATCGACATGGTAGAAGCGTATAATAATTTGGATCGTCAACATCAGCAGCAATTAGAAAAGATGTTTATGTATCACGCACCACCAATGTTTTCTAAAAGTAACAAAACGCCAGTTGACATTCCTCAGAAAGTGCATCCAATTGTGTCTACTCACAAAGTTACTGGTGAAAAAGGATTATATTTAGGTTCAGATACAGCGATTCCTGTCGGTATGGAAGATGAACCATCAGCAAAACATTTTTGGAATGATTTATTTCAAACTGTTTTAAATTGCACTCCCGTTTATTCTTATGTTTGGCATCCAGGAGATATTATCTTTTGGGACAATTCACAAGTGATGCATAGAGGTACTTTTTATGATGCAACAAAGTATCAACGTATTGCATTACGTTTAGGAGTTGTAGATACGCATATTTGA
- a CDS encoding universal stress protein, whose product MFKTVLFPLDQSREAREAADVVANIVQKYGSRLVLLSVVEEPNPDAPTTDPMMSPEAVAKLLQSAQALFSQQGIQAETIEREGNPAFTICDVADEINANLIIMGCRGLGLTEEGATDSVTTRVTNLSPCPVLIVP is encoded by the coding sequence ATGTTCAAAACAGTTTTATTTCCACTCGATCAAAGCCGGGAAGCGCGGGAAGCCGCTGACGTGGTTGCCAACATCGTGCAAAAGTACGGTAGTCGCTTAGTGCTGCTGTCTGTCGTCGAAGAACCCAACCCAGACGCACCAACTACAGATCCCATGATGTCACCCGAAGCGGTTGCCAAACTGCTGCAAAGTGCCCAAGCGTTATTTTCTCAGCAAGGCATTCAAGCCGAAACCATCGAAAGAGAAGGCAACCCTGCCTTTACAATTTGTGACGTTGCCGATGAAATTAATGCCAATTTAATCATCATGGGCTGTCGCGGACTTGGCTTGACTGAAGAAGGGGCAACAGATAGCGTCACCACTCGCGTGACTAATCTTTCACCTTGTCCAGTGTTGATTGTTCCTTAA